One window from the genome of Tolypothrix sp. NIES-4075 encodes:
- a CDS encoding transglycosylase domain-containing protein, translating to MSSRTFEEKQPQRQASSGFDFFKGVGQVTGGTLLSLTMLTSSIVAGGLVGLAVSFRNLPDVRQLRNFFPSETTYIYDVKGRLLASVHGEANREVVSLDRISPNLKRAVLASEDSHFYDHHGINPSGVGRAVVTNWAAGGVKEGGSTITMQLVKNLFLSQKRAFTRKIAEAVLAIRLEQILSKDQILEMYLNQVYWGHNNYGVQTAARSYFNKSAESLTIGESAMMAGLIQAPEEFSPFVSMAKAKQKQKEVLGRMRELNWITQEDYDEALKQEIKLGKIRSFQGSALPYVTNAVSQELAKKFGRDALIKGGMRVQTTVDADFQRMAEQTVSKWHERLLGEGLYKNQMALVSIDPRTHFVKALVGGVDSKTSEFNRATQAQRQPGSSFKPFVYYTAFASGKFSPDSTVVDAPVSYRDGNGWYYPKNYDGGFGGAMSIRHALEQSRNIPVIKVGKAVGMNKVIETCRTLGIMSPMEPVTSLPLGAIGVTPLEMASAYATFANYGWQSPATVIVRVTDSSGNVLLDNTPKPQQVLDPWASASIINAMQSVIENGTGKNAAIGRPAAGKTGTTSSEKDIWFVGTVPQLTTAVWVGRDDNRQLASGATGGVMVAPIWRDFMLKALKNVPAESFKSPSQFPRPKSNDNEN from the coding sequence GTGTCGTCTAGGACTTTTGAAGAAAAACAACCGCAACGTCAAGCATCATCAGGTTTTGACTTTTTCAAAGGAGTAGGTCAGGTAACTGGCGGCACTCTTTTATCCCTGACGATGCTAACAAGTTCGATTGTCGCGGGAGGACTAGTGGGTTTAGCCGTTAGTTTCCGGAACTTGCCTGATGTGAGACAATTACGTAACTTTTTTCCATCAGAAACTACTTACATTTATGACGTTAAAGGTAGACTTTTAGCCAGTGTTCACGGAGAAGCTAACCGAGAAGTCGTATCGTTAGATAGAATTTCGCCAAATTTAAAACGGGCGGTATTAGCCAGCGAAGATAGTCACTTCTACGATCATCATGGAATTAACCCCAGTGGGGTTGGACGTGCTGTGGTGACAAACTGGGCAGCTGGTGGAGTCAAAGAAGGTGGTTCCACCATCACCATGCAGTTGGTGAAAAATTTATTTTTGTCTCAAAAGCGTGCTTTTACTCGTAAAATTGCCGAGGCAGTTCTGGCGATTCGCTTAGAGCAAATTCTCAGCAAAGACCAAATTTTGGAAATGTACCTCAATCAAGTGTATTGGGGTCATAACAATTATGGCGTGCAAACCGCAGCTCGCAGTTATTTTAACAAGTCCGCCGAAAGCTTAACTATCGGTGAATCGGCGATGATGGCGGGTTTGATTCAAGCACCAGAAGAATTCAGCCCGTTTGTCAGCATGGCTAAGGCAAAGCAGAAACAAAAAGAAGTCTTAGGACGGATGCGAGAATTGAACTGGATCACCCAGGAAGATTACGACGAAGCCCTCAAGCAAGAAATCAAACTTGGTAAAATTAGGTCGTTTCAGGGTAGTGCTTTACCTTATGTTACTAATGCGGTGTCGCAAGAGTTGGCGAAAAAGTTTGGACGTGACGCATTAATTAAAGGTGGGATGCGCGTACAAACCACAGTTGATGCTGACTTTCAACGCATGGCAGAGCAAACTGTCAGCAAGTGGCATGAGAGACTTTTGGGTGAAGGGTTATATAAGAATCAAATGGCATTAGTGTCAATTGACCCCCGCACCCATTTTGTGAAAGCATTGGTGGGTGGTGTAGATTCTAAAACCAGTGAGTTTAACCGGGCAACTCAAGCTCAACGTCAGCCTGGGTCTTCTTTTAAACCGTTTGTTTACTATACTGCTTTTGCCAGTGGGAAGTTTAGTCCAGACTCGACAGTGGTAGATGCCCCAGTCAGCTACCGCGATGGTAACGGTTGGTACTATCCGAAAAACTATGATGGCGGTTTTGGGGGTGCGATGTCGATTAGACACGCTCTAGAGCAATCTCGCAACATCCCGGTGATTAAAGTTGGTAAGGCTGTGGGGATGAATAAAGTTATCGAAACCTGTCGCACTTTAGGAATTATGAGTCCGATGGAACCGGTGACTTCTTTGCCTTTGGGTGCGATCGGTGTCACACCTTTGGAAATGGCGAGTGCTTATGCTACCTTTGCTAATTATGGCTGGCAGTCGCCCGCAACGGTAATTGTGCGGGTGACTGATAGTAGTGGTAATGTATTGCTAGATAACACGCCTAAACCCCAGCAAGTCCTCGATCCTTGGGCATCGGCATCAATCATTAATGCGATGCAATCGGTAATTGAAAACGGTACTGGTAAAAATGCGGCGATCGGTCGTCCTGCTGCTGGAAAGACGGGAACAACTTCCTCAGAAAAGGATATTTGGTTTGTCGGTACTGTGCCACAGTTAACGACTGCTGTTTGGGTGGGTAGAGACGACAATAGACAATTAGCAAGCGGTGCTACTGGTGGTGTGATGGTAGCACCGATTTGGCGCGATTTTATGCTCAAAGCGTTGAAGAATGTTCCGGCAGAGAGCTTCAAGTCTCCATCGCAGTTTCCTCGCCCCAAATCCAATGACAATGAGAATTAG
- a CDS encoding helix-hairpin-helix domain-containing protein: MNNWLPLNPRLQKLRSRLLNDPYYRLQSGSEIAIAAQLGIRIDANQATVDDWLRLPGLSIHQARSLVELSRVGVKFYCIEDIAAALSIPAQRLEPLKLILDFSYYDDEALGNPTQININTATVENLVKIPFINASLAEAIVENRLSAGHYRNLIDFQQRLNISGDAIAQLMYYLRF, encoded by the coding sequence ATGAACAATTGGCTACCTTTGAACCCCAGGTTGCAAAAACTCCGTTCCCGGCTGCTTAACGATCCTTATTATCGACTACAATCTGGGTCAGAGATTGCGATCGCTGCACAATTGGGTATCCGGATTGATGCGAATCAAGCAACTGTAGATGATTGGTTGCGTTTACCGGGTTTATCGATTCATCAAGCGCGATCGCTTGTCGAACTTTCGCGTGTTGGTGTAAAATTTTACTGTATTGAAGATATTGCCGCTGCTTTGAGTATACCAGCGCAACGACTAGAACCACTAAAGCTGATTCTAGATTTTAGTTATTATGACGACGAAGCTTTAGGGAATCCTACGCAAATTAATATTAATACGGCAACGGTTGAGAATCTAGTAAAAATTCCTTTTATAAATGCGTCTTTAGCTGAAGCAATAGTAGAGAATCGTTTATCAGCGGGACATTATCGCAACTTAATAGATTTTCAGCAAAGATTGAATATATCTGGTGATGCGATCGCGCAATTAATGTATTATCTCAGGTTTTAA
- a CDS encoding NINE protein, with protein MLTKRKSRSIAAILAFSGTLTISGLHKFYLGQPLWGLLYVLLSWTPIPKVASAIEGVWYLAQDEEAFDRNFNLGKSAVKNLQANSNQITAMAEALRSLDTLRQDGLISEYEFEQKRRQLLDQIT; from the coding sequence ATGTTGACTAAGCGAAAAAGCCGAAGCATAGCTGCCATTTTAGCTTTTTCTGGCACGCTGACAATTTCGGGGTTACATAAATTTTATTTGGGACAGCCTTTATGGGGTTTATTATACGTGTTGCTTTCCTGGACACCGATTCCCAAGGTAGCTAGTGCGATTGAGGGAGTTTGGTATTTAGCGCAAGATGAAGAAGCTTTTGATCGTAATTTTAATTTAGGTAAGTCAGCGGTAAAAAATTTACAAGCGAATAGCAATCAGATAACTGCTATGGCTGAAGCTTTACGCTCCTTAGATACTCTCAGACAAGATGGTTTGATTTCTGAATACGAATTTGAACAAAAGCGTCGCCAATTGTTAGACCAGATTACCTGA
- the pyrF gene encoding orotidine-5'-phosphate decarboxylase: MNAKKRIIVPLDVPDEESAIALINKLEQVTFFKVGLELFTSTGPKILDLLKSRQKRIFLDLKFHDIPNTVAGACRSAARYGVDLLTIHATSGTDALKAASSAVQEEAAKANIKPPKLIAITLLTSISSRQLAFDLKIPLELPEYALAMALMAQETGLDGAVCSPQEVAQLRQTCKDDFLLVCPGIRPTWADKGDQKRSLTPKQAIASGADYLVIGRPITAAADPQLAWQRTCEELITVSG, from the coding sequence ATGAACGCTAAGAAGCGGATTATAGTTCCCTTAGATGTGCCAGATGAAGAAAGTGCGATCGCTCTAATAAACAAACTTGAGCAAGTCACTTTCTTCAAGGTTGGTTTGGAGTTGTTCACCAGCACTGGACCGAAAATTTTAGATTTGCTAAAATCCCGCCAAAAGCGCATTTTCCTGGATTTGAAGTTTCACGACATCCCAAATACAGTCGCGGGTGCTTGTCGCAGTGCAGCTCGTTATGGTGTGGATTTGCTGACAATTCATGCTACATCTGGCACAGATGCCCTCAAAGCAGCTTCATCAGCGGTGCAAGAAGAAGCTGCAAAAGCCAATATAAAGCCACCAAAGTTGATTGCGATCACTTTGTTGACGAGTATTTCTTCTCGGCAATTGGCATTTGATTTGAAAATTCCTCTAGAATTGCCAGAATATGCTCTTGCAATGGCGCTGATGGCTCAAGAAACTGGGTTGGATGGGGCAGTTTGTTCGCCGCAAGAGGTAGCACAATTACGGCAAACTTGCAAGGATGATTTTTTGTTAGTTTGTCCGGGAATTAGACCGACTTGGGCAGATAAAGGAGATCAAAAGCGATCGCTTACACCAAAACAAGCGATCGCTTCTGGAGCCGATTATCTCGTAATTGGGCGTCCGATCACCGCCGCCGCCGATCCACAATTAGCTTGGCAGAGAACTTGTGAGGAGTTAATAACTGTATCTGGGTAG
- a CDS encoding GNAT family N-acetyltransferase — MINALKIRQMTPKDVQLALNWAAAEGWNPGINDAIAFHATDPTGFLIGEVNNEPIACISAVCYDATFGFIGLYIVKNKWRQQGYGTQIWQAAWQQLNLRLEENKRSVALDAVVEREATYRKIGFTPAYRNISHVYETTNSHVPTDVVPLVDVPLTEVIRYDAELFGVSRPQFLQPWINVQQGAAYGVVEAGKLKGYGVIRPCHQGFKIGPLFADNREIAECLFEALTSHAALEPVFIDIPDANSAIASFTRRYNLQQSFTYIRMYCYRTLITDLNRIFGATTLSLG; from the coding sequence ATGATAAATGCCTTAAAAATCCGGCAGATGACACCAAAAGATGTGCAGCTTGCCCTAAACTGGGCAGCAGCAGAAGGTTGGAATCCTGGTATCAATGATGCAATAGCCTTTCATGCTACCGATCCAACGGGATTCTTAATTGGAGAAGTGAATAATGAACCAATTGCCTGCATCTCTGCTGTTTGTTATGATGCGACTTTTGGTTTTATCGGACTTTATATTGTTAAAAATAAATGGCGTCAACAGGGATATGGTACACAGATTTGGCAAGCTGCTTGGCAACAGTTGAATTTAAGGTTAGAAGAGAATAAACGCAGTGTAGCCCTAGATGCCGTTGTGGAAAGAGAAGCAACTTACCGTAAAATTGGTTTTACCCCGGCTTATCGTAATATTTCTCATGTTTACGAAACTACTAATTCTCATGTCCCAACAGATGTAGTTCCACTAGTTGATGTACCTTTAACAGAAGTCATCCGTTATGATGCAGAACTTTTTGGTGTCAGCCGTCCTCAGTTTCTACAACCTTGGATTAACGTTCAACAAGGGGCTGCTTATGGTGTGGTAGAAGCTGGTAAATTGAAAGGTTATGGTGTCATTCGTCCGTGTCATCAAGGCTTCAAAATAGGTCCGTTATTTGCGGATAATAGGGAAATTGCTGAATGCCTTTTTGAAGCTTTAACTAGTCATGCTGCTCTAGAGCCTGTATTTATTGATATACCTGATGCAAATTCGGCGATCGCCTCTTTTACTCGGCGCTATAATTTGCAACAATCATTCACCTATATTCGCATGTATTGCTATAGAACACTTATCACCGATCTAAATCGCATCTTCGGTGCAACTACTCTCTCATTAGGTTAG
- a CDS encoding aldo/keto reductase → MDINRRDFLKTASISGLAAGLAASEGFLSPLLAATPQQTTRNGDMIYRTLGRTKEKVSVIGLGGHHIGRQKDEQESIKIIRSAIDRGINFMDNSWDYHNGGSEIRMGKALQDGYRQKVFLMTKFDGRTKESAAKQIDESLKRLQTDRIDLIQFHEVIRLEDPDRIFAKGGAAEAVLEAQKAGKVRYIGFTGHKDPLVHLRMLEVAAQNNFRFDTVQMPLNVMDAHFRSFERTVLPKLIQNQIGVLGMKSMGDQIILKSNTVKPIECLHYAMNLPTSTVITGIDSMSILNQAFEAARTFKPMSQEQTAALLAKTARVAAKGEYELFKTSNQFDSTAKNPEWLG, encoded by the coding sequence GTGGATATCAACAGACGAGATTTCCTGAAGACAGCTTCGATTTCCGGTTTGGCTGCGGGACTAGCAGCTTCTGAAGGTTTTCTCAGTCCACTTTTAGCGGCAACACCTCAACAGACAACCAGAAACGGTGATATGATTTACCGCACGCTGGGACGCACAAAAGAGAAAGTCTCTGTCATCGGTTTGGGTGGTCATCATATCGGACGGCAAAAAGACGAGCAAGAAAGCATTAAAATTATCCGCAGTGCGATCGACCGTGGAATTAATTTCATGGATAACTCCTGGGATTACCATAACGGTGGTAGCGAAATTCGCATGGGTAAGGCGTTACAAGACGGCTACCGGCAAAAAGTCTTTCTCATGACCAAATTTGATGGTCGCACAAAAGAATCTGCCGCCAAGCAAATTGACGAGTCTCTGAAACGTCTACAAACGGATCGTATCGATTTAATCCAATTTCATGAAGTTATCCGTTTAGAAGACCCAGACCGGATTTTTGCTAAAGGTGGTGCAGCAGAAGCAGTGCTAGAAGCGCAAAAAGCAGGTAAGGTTCGCTACATTGGCTTTACCGGACACAAAGATCCTTTGGTTCACCTGAGGATGCTAGAAGTTGCTGCTCAAAATAACTTTCGTTTCGATACAGTGCAGATGCCACTTAATGTTATGGATGCCCATTTTCGCAGTTTTGAGCGTACAGTTTTACCTAAATTGATACAAAATCAAATCGGTGTGCTGGGTATGAAATCAATGGGCGATCAAATTATTCTTAAGAGTAATACAGTTAAGCCTATTGAGTGTCTTCATTACGCAATGAACCTGCCAACTTCAACTGTAATTACAGGCATTGACAGTATGTCCATTCTCAACCAAGCGTTTGAGGCAGCACGCACATTTAAGCCGATGAGTCAAGAGCAAACCGCAGCTTTGCTTGCAAAAACTGCTAGAGTTGCTGCCAAAGGTGAGTACGAACTATTCAAGACTAGCAACCAATTTGACAGTACAGCTAAGAATCCAGAGTGGTTGGGGTAG
- a CDS encoding DUF1825 family protein, whose protein sequence is MGFFDSDLVQQEAKQLFEDYQALIKIGNNYGKFDREGKKLFIEQMEAMMDRYRIFMKRFELSEDFMAQMTMEQIKTQLGQFGVTPQQMFDQMNLTLQRMKTDLGKQA, encoded by the coding sequence ATGGGATTCTTTGACTCTGATCTAGTTCAGCAAGAAGCGAAGCAGCTATTTGAAGATTATCAAGCGTTGATCAAAATTGGCAACAATTACGGCAAATTTGATCGTGAGGGTAAAAAGCTGTTTATTGAACAAATGGAAGCGATGATGGATCGATATCGCATCTTTATGAAGCGCTTCGAGCTATCAGAAGATTTTATGGCACAAATGACTATGGAGCAGATTAAAACACAGTTAGGTCAATTTGGTGTCACCCCGCAACAAATGTTTGACCAAATGAACCTAACTTTACAACGGATGAAAACCGATTTAGGAAAACAGGCTTAG
- a CDS encoding Uma2 family endonuclease, translating into MTVIVAKWTIDEYHRMIDAGILSDRKVELLKGEIVEMSPEGEPHAYSSGEAGDYLAKLLGERAKIRHAKPISLPNDSEPEPDIAIVQPLGREYRQHHPYPENIFWLIEYANSSLEKDLETKSKIYAEAGILEYWVVNLKKLHLVVFREILDGHYATKLTLTGGTIQPLAFPDVSVAVEQIINN; encoded by the coding sequence ATGACTGTGATAGTTGCTAAGTGGACGATTGACGAATATCACCGCATGATTGACGCTGGCATTTTGAGCGATCGCAAAGTTGAACTACTCAAAGGGGAAATTGTCGAAATGTCGCCAGAAGGGGAACCTCACGCTTATAGTAGTGGTGAAGCTGGTGACTATCTAGCAAAGTTATTGGGTGAACGCGCAAAAATTCGTCATGCTAAACCAATTAGCCTACCTAACGACTCCGAACCAGAACCAGATATTGCCATTGTCCAACCTTTAGGACGCGAGTATCGACAGCATCATCCCTATCCAGAAAATATTTTCTGGTTGATTGAGTACGCTAACTCTAGTTTAGAAAAAGATTTAGAGACAAAAAGCAAAATCTATGCAGAAGCAGGTATTTTAGAATATTGGGTTGTCAATCTAAAAAAGTTACACCTGGTGGTGTTTCGAGAAATCTTAGATGGACACTACGCGACAAAACTGACATTAACTGGGGGAACAATTCAACCGCTTGCATTCCCAGATGTTTCTGTTGCGGTGGAACAAATTATTAACAACTAA
- the tyrS gene encoding tyrosine--tRNA ligase, with translation MQSITNIQSSSMAQNFSWLHRGLTEIFPHKSNSDSESESLEKLLATTDRPLRVKFGIDPTGAEIHLGHSILVRKLRNFQDAGHTAVLIIGDFTARIGDPTGKSEVRRQLTEVDVAQNAQTYLDQVRPILDFDTPGRLEVRYNSEWLSKLDLGKILELLATMTVGQMLAKEGFAERYKKENPIFLHEFLYPLMQGYDSVAVQADVELGGTDQKFNLAVGRDLQRHFGQKPQYCVLLPILNGLDGVQKMSKSLGNYVGLSEHPSQMYQKLQQVPDNLLEDYFQLLTDLPLDKLPEKPRDRQQLLAWDIVRQYHGETVANEARVAAKTGGQGGAVPEFSLSEVQFPAKLFSILNVSGLCKSGGEGRRKIQEGGVRLNGDRITDIDTTFDSLTDLEGKILQLGKNKFVRLVP, from the coding sequence ATGCAAAGCATAACTAATATTCAGTCTTCTAGTATGGCGCAAAATTTTTCTTGGCTACATCGTGGTTTAACTGAAATTTTCCCACATAAGAGTAATTCTGACAGTGAAAGTGAAAGTTTAGAAAAGCTCTTGGCAACTACAGACCGACCTTTAAGGGTAAAATTCGGAATTGATCCTACAGGAGCGGAAATTCACCTAGGTCACAGCATTCTGGTGCGGAAACTGCGAAATTTTCAAGATGCCGGTCACACAGCAGTGCTGATTATTGGCGATTTTACAGCTCGCATTGGCGATCCGACTGGAAAATCTGAGGTACGACGCCAACTGACAGAGGTAGATGTAGCGCAAAACGCCCAAACTTATCTTGACCAAGTGCGTCCGATTTTAGATTTTGACACACCAGGGAGACTAGAGGTACGTTATAACTCCGAATGGCTCTCTAAACTTGACTTAGGAAAAATTTTAGAGTTACTTGCCACGATGACGGTGGGGCAGATGCTAGCAAAAGAAGGCTTCGCCGAACGTTATAAGAAAGAGAACCCAATTTTCCTTCATGAGTTCCTTTATCCGTTAATGCAAGGTTATGATTCTGTGGCAGTGCAAGCTGATGTAGAATTAGGCGGTACTGACCAGAAATTTAACTTAGCTGTTGGGCGAGATTTACAACGTCATTTTGGGCAAAAACCTCAATATTGTGTGCTGTTACCTATTTTAAACGGTCTTGACGGTGTACAAAAAATGTCCAAATCTTTAGGTAATTATGTCGGTTTGTCAGAACACCCATCACAGATGTATCAAAAGTTGCAACAGGTTCCGGATAATTTGCTGGAAGATTATTTTCAACTGCTAACGGATTTACCTTTAGACAAGCTACCAGAAAAGCCGCGCGATCGCCAACAACTTCTCGCTTGGGATATTGTTCGACAATATCATGGCGAAACTGTCGCTAACGAAGCAAGAGTTGCCGCTAAAACAGGGGGACAAGGTGGTGCAGTCCCAGAATTTTCGTTATCAGAGGTTCAGTTTCCTGCTAAGTTATTTTCTATCCTCAATGTTAGCGGTTTGTGCAAAAGTGGTGGAGAAGGTAGGCGAAAAATTCAAGAAGGTGGAGTGCGTTTAAATGGCGATCGCATTACCGATATTGATACTACTTTCGATTCGCTAACCGATTTAGAAGGTAAAATTTTGCAACTAGGTAAAAATAAGTTTGTCCGCTTAGTGCCGTAA
- a CDS encoding cyclase family protein, whose protein sequence is MKKLALLCLGFVFSLIICLSINAAQPSTQPALWQVYQRSLKSAKYVDLTHAIAPSIPVWSGFAPSKFTPTVNPKTGKPYTYKEDNFEATQYNLSTDQLGTQLDPPAHWNPDYPAIDELPATFAVRPLVVIPIQDKVAKNPNYHLTVKDIQNWENQHGKIPEGSVVFVRSDWSKEWSNPEIAMRTKFPGVSLEALKFLHLQRKILFHGHEPLDTDSTPTLEGEAWLLKNGYTQAEAVANLDQVPQTGALVAIGYPKFKGGLGGYARFIAICPPDWQYGVSVGQIPESPLAKANKPLHWDKQLGVRVRT, encoded by the coding sequence ATGAAAAAACTTGCACTTTTGTGCTTAGGATTTGTTTTTAGCTTGATTATTTGCTTGTCCATCAACGCCGCACAGCCAAGCACTCAGCCTGCTTTGTGGCAAGTTTATCAGCGATCGCTCAAAAGTGCGAAATATGTTGATTTAACTCATGCGATCGCTCCCTCAATTCCAGTATGGTCAGGATTTGCACCGTCTAAGTTTACACCCACAGTCAACCCAAAGACAGGCAAGCCATACACTTATAAAGAAGATAACTTTGAAGCAACTCAATACAATTTATCTACAGATCAACTCGGAACCCAGTTAGATCCACCAGCCCACTGGAACCCTGATTATCCGGCAATTGATGAATTACCTGCAACCTTCGCTGTTCGTCCTTTGGTGGTAATTCCCATCCAAGATAAAGTTGCCAAAAACCCCAACTATCACCTCACAGTTAAGGATATTCAGAATTGGGAAAATCAGCATGGTAAAATTCCGGAAGGGTCGGTTGTATTTGTACGCTCCGACTGGTCAAAAGAATGGTCAAACCCCGAAATAGCAATGAGGACTAAGTTTCCTGGGGTGTCGTTAGAAGCTCTCAAATTCCTCCACCTACAACGCAAAATTTTGTTTCACGGACACGAACCCCTGGATACAGATAGTACTCCCACCCTTGAAGGAGAAGCTTGGTTATTAAAGAATGGATATACCCAAGCAGAAGCTGTCGCGAATTTAGATCAAGTTCCCCAGACAGGTGCATTAGTGGCGATCGGCTATCCTAAATTCAAAGGTGGCTTGGGAGGTTATGCTCGCTTCATTGCTATCTGTCCACCAGATTGGCAATATGGTGTTTCCGTCGGTCAAATTCCTGAATCTCCTCTAGCAAAAGCAAATAAACCACTTCACTGGGATAAACAGCTTGGTGTACGGGTACGCACTTAA
- a CDS encoding IS4 family transposase — protein sequence MSNADDQYHVIPAQDPMKNNWEFMEVWIDPSHFPPYVLLLLCDSEENCQISDPAQGYKVVFSTNNYDADFSRDVEKKERFANNIREQNPVQFVTTVELSETKKRSARTATLEVRFCPVSISPPKRLKLEGSFNVYAVYAREIDVPENCEPVEWMLLTTESVTTQQLAAQILRWYTYRWRVEEYHKILKSGCQAESYRLAGESMSTMLGFLTVIAAQLLRMTYLHRTSPQSSATEVLTKIQMDVLLASTPPLLKKDVEFTIDWAIRAIARLGGYLEHRKNSAIGIQVLWRGWLELETLCQGWLLHDRLYS from the coding sequence ATGTCTAATGCAGACGACCAATACCACGTCATACCCGCGCAAGATCCAATGAAGAATAACTGGGAATTCATGGAAGTGTGGATAGATCCAAGTCATTTCCCTCCATATGTTCTTTTATTGCTCTGCGATAGTGAAGAAAACTGTCAAATTTCTGATCCGGCACAGGGTTATAAAGTTGTATTTTCTACTAATAACTATGATGCTGACTTTTCACGGGATGTGGAAAAGAAAGAGCGGTTCGCGAATAATATTCGCGAACAAAATCCAGTACAGTTTGTCACCACGGTTGAACTATCTGAAACTAAAAAACGGAGTGCAAGAACTGCAACTTTAGAGGTTAGGTTTTGTCCGGTATCAATAAGTCCTCCAAAGCGATTAAAGTTAGAAGGCAGTTTCAATGTTTACGCGGTTTATGCACGCGAAATTGACGTACCAGAAAATTGTGAACCAGTAGAGTGGATGTTACTAACTACTGAGTCAGTAACTACACAACAATTAGCCGCTCAAATTCTCCGTTGGTATACGTATCGTTGGCGAGTTGAAGAGTATCACAAGATTCTCAAATCCGGTTGCCAAGCCGAAAGCTATCGGTTGGCTGGTGAGAGTATGTCAACTATGCTGGGTTTTTTGACTGTAATTGCTGCCCAACTATTAAGAATGACTTATTTGCACCGAACTTCTCCTCAAAGTTCCGCAACAGAGGTGTTAACAAAAATACAGATGGACGTGCTACTTGCAAGTACCCCACCATTACTAAAAAAAGACGTAGAATTTACGATTGATTGGGCGATTAGAGCAATTGCACGCTTGGGAGGATACTTAGAACATAGGAAAAACAGTGCAATTGGGATACAAGTTTTATGGAGGGGTTGGCTGGAGTTAGAAACTTTGTGCCAAGGTTGGCTGCTACACGATAGATTATATTCTTAA
- the lepB gene encoding signal peptidase I, with translation MTPHESDAKQTSASSKVWRIWQENLTLVAIALCLALFIRTFIAEPRYIPSDSMLPTLYTGDRLVVEKISYKFHPPKTGDIIVFQPPLELQRRGYPKDQAFIKRVIGEPGEVITVVKGKVYLNGQPLQEDYIAEPANQPFPPVTVPEDEFFVMGDNRNDSNDSRYWGFLPRKNIIGKAIFRFWPLNRIKLI, from the coding sequence ATGACTCCTCACGAAAGTGACGCAAAACAAACTTCCGCTTCCTCTAAAGTATGGCGTATTTGGCAGGAAAATCTAACGTTAGTAGCGATCGCCTTATGTCTTGCCCTCTTTATTCGGACTTTTATCGCCGAACCGCGCTACATTCCTTCTGATTCGATGTTGCCAACATTATACACAGGCGATCGCTTGGTGGTGGAAAAAATCTCCTACAAATTCCACCCCCCGAAAACTGGGGATATCATCGTATTTCAGCCACCCCTAGAACTGCAACGTCGCGGATATCCCAAAGACCAAGCTTTTATCAAGCGCGTCATCGGTGAACCTGGGGAAGTAATTACCGTTGTCAAAGGTAAAGTCTACCTCAACGGGCAACCCCTGCAAGAAGACTACATCGCTGAACCAGCAAATCAGCCCTTTCCACCCGTGACAGTCCCCGAAGATGAATTTTTTGTCATGGGAGACAACCGTAACGATAGCAACGATTCTCGTTACTGGGGGTTTTTACCGAGAAAAAACATCATTGGTAAAGCAATTTTTCGCTTTTGGCCCCTTAATCGCATTAAATTGATTTAA